The Manis pentadactyla isolate mManPen7 chromosome 12, mManPen7.hap1, whole genome shotgun sequence genome contains the following window.
CCAGCCTGCATCGGCCTCACATCTCATGCGTAGATGCTTGCTTCTGTGCTTTGGGGAGCCCGGAAGGAAATGGGGCTGCAGGCTGGACCTCAAGTCTGGCCAGGGAGTGTACGCAAGGGTGCCAGGTCCCAGCGTGGCCCATGCGCAGAGACCAccctcctggctctgccaccccaGCTGTGCCCAACAGGGCCGGGGCCTCGGCACAACCTTCCCATATCAGGAGCCGCAGGGAGGTGAAAGCACCGGCCCGGGCTGGGGGACAGGGCTGGCAGGGTGGTGTCGTGGAGGGCCTGCCCCTGGGGGCCCAGGCATCTGCGGGGCTGGGACCAAGCCTATAACCACGGCGGCTGAGTAACTTGTTGACGACGGCTTGCTTGCTGGGTCTGCCTTCTCAGACTCTCAACCTAGCTAGGGAAGCGCGGGAGAGGGTGTGGCACAGCCCGGCAGGAAGACAGCCCTGACCCCAGACAGCAACATTTCAGGAGCCTGGGGCACCCGCGGCTTGTGGACGGGAAGCTTTCAGAATAGACTGGAGTAAACAGAGGCAGTGCGGATGACCAGCATCTGATGGAGACACCAAGGATGCAGCGTGTGGGCTGATGCAGGCCTGTGTCCATGTCCCCACTGCTGGCTGTGGGAGGTGCTGGCCGCCAGCTGCAGTTGGGGCCCCATGGAGGTGGCTGTGGTGGGCGAGGTGCGGCAGGAAGGAGGCCGAGGATGGCAGGGAAGTGCCCCTCTGGGAACTCCAGGGCCTGGAACACGCTGAGGTGTGGTGACGCCCCTGGCATGCTGCCCTGCTGAGGGTTGCTCCCTCTCAATGTCACCTCCTTTGAGTGACAACACACTGGGGCCATGGGCTCAGCTGGCAGGGCCTCCTCCCCTTCAGGACAGCACAGCTGGGTACGGGGGTAGAGCTGGCACCTGGCCTTTGGAAGGAAGTGCAGGCTGCACCCTGGGACGCAGCTGTGGGGCTGACGCCAGGCCGGCGCCAAGATGCTAGCCACCAGGTGCTAGAGTGCACACCAGGCTGCCGGGGACCGCGGGTGGGTGCTCAGGCCCTGCCCCGGACATGCCCTCCTGCGGGAGGATCCAGTCCCCTCTCCTGGGGACCACTGCCCTGGAAAGTAGCTTCTTGGATCTACTGTCCCAGCTGCACACAGAGCCGGTCCGAGGGCAGGGGAGCGATGCCTCCGAGGAGACCTGCAGCACTATGAGCCGAGGGCCCTTCCCTGCTGGGGGGGATGCAGGGCCGAGGCCCGGCCACAGCACCCTGGCTTGAGCCCCCATCACACTGTTGCCTCCGACGAACTGTCCTGCTGCGTCACGCACCCCCAGATGCCTCACCTGAGGGCCCACAGCGGGAGGAGCGGCGGCAGTGAGAGCTGAGCAGGACCAGGTACCTGCAGCTGACCCCGCAGACACCCGGGCGGCTCTCGGATGAACCTCGGAAACCGTGGGCCCCTGTCCGATTCGGACTGCCAGATGTTGTCCAGTCGCACTGGCCACAGGCCAGCCTCCCCCAGAAATGGCCTGTGGGAGGGGACAGGCCCGGCAGTGCAGGCTCCCGTGCACCGTGAGACCCCGGGCAGTGCCatgctctctgcctcagtttccccacgtGGGCCATGGGGAGAACTCCCAGAGCTGCCTCTCAGGGGAGAGGCCTGGCACTGCCAGAGAGCCGGACGGCCCCGCCCCGGCCAGCATGCTGGGAGGCTGTGCGCATCCACATCCGGTGGCCACTGGTGCCTCCTCCATCCCTGTGCAGGGGGCACAGCTGCACCTCGTGACTTAGCCCAGGCGGGCGGCTATCCGCCCTGGGTGGGCCGGTTTCCTGGAGGCGGCAGCAGCCAGTGGACAATCAGCCTGAGACAGGAGCCAGCCCAGGGGACACACAGCAACCCCCTCTGCCTCCAGATCCAGCTCAAGGGCCTGTGACCTTGGTCTGGGCAGATGGGCACTGCTGGCAGCTGGGTGAGGAATTCAGGGACAGGCTGGCCAGCACAGCGTTACCTCAGCCCCCTGACCCCGCCTGTTAGCTGGCCGCCAGCCCGCTCCACATCCCACGCCTGGTCATCTCGGCCCATCCCACTCCACACCCCGTGTAGCCAGCCCGGGTCTTGGCCACACTGCAGGACACATGTAAATACTCAGTCCTGCCCGCCCCTTGAATGCACTGCCGCCTGGCGAAAGGAAGCTGTGGAGCCGGGCGTCTCACGTACACCTTTAATAAACAGCTGTTGAATCACGCTCACTTGCTGCTCCCGTTTCACGCGGGCaagcatgggggtgggggtcGGGAGGATGATGTTTTGGGCCTTCTGTCCTGGCTGCCTGGGTCCACATGCTGATGGGAGTCTCACTCCCTCAAGGAGTTAAGACCAGAGACGACAGGAGCTGGGCTGGGTGGCCCAGTGTGATCGAATCCCACAGCTGGTGGGTGGGTCCTGCACCACACAAGTGCCAGCCCTGGGGTGCGCCCACACCTTAGGTCAGGGTCCCCACCTGAGGTCCCAACTCAGATCCAGCCCTCCTGGGCGATGGCTCCTCACACGGTCGCCGCTACCACAGGGGACAGAACCCCCATCCTCTGTAGGAACCTCTGGGGACCCACAGCTCACGCAGAGATGGGCAGGGCCAGCGGGTGGGTTTCTCCAGCTCAGTCTTACGGGAGGAGGCAGTGAAGCAGGGTTGCCCGGGGGGAGGATGCACATGCCGGCCCTTGGGTGCTGGGAACCCTGCAGAGGCCCAGTCTGAGCCCCATGGTGATTAGGCCCCAGCACAGGAGCCCTGGGGCTGGTGGCATCCATGCTGTCCCAGACCTGACCCTCACGGGAGGCGCATGCCCGGCTGGGGGAGGCGCATCTGTCAGACCACGAGCGATGCCTGGTACAACCACACGCCCCGGGGCAGGCTCTGTCCCCTGGGTCTCCAGTATCCAATTGTGCCTAGACCACAGAACACTCGGAACCCGGAACCTGCTTCTGGGACCCAGAGGCCCAGCTCCAGGGTGAGCCAGGTCAGGTGTCACGGGGAGGACCAAGGATCCCGTGAGCCCTGGACACGCTGCCCAGGGTGCGGGCTCGTGTAAGCTGCCAGCCAGGTCAGCCTGAGGAGGCAGCCACAGTCCCCGGCAGTGCCACCTGCTTCAACTGGCCTACGTCCCGCTCCAGCCGCTCACCGGCCCGCTGCAGGTCCTCACACTTCTGCTTCAGCTGGTTGCCCACCCGCTGTAGCTGCTGGTTCATGGCCACATAGGCCCGGCTCTGCTGGTAGAGCTGCTCCTGCTGGGCCTTAGTGTCCTGGGCCCtcccagaggggcctgggaatTCTGGGGACAGGACACACAGCCTGTTGGTCAtggaggaggcaggcagaggaCTCAGTCTGCCCCCGAGCAAAGCATGTGACTGGCAGGCTTGGGTCATGGAAAAGGCCTAATACCTGCATCCCACTGCCCTGCCTGGGGGTCACTTCTGCTCCTGTGAGAGGCATTGACCCCATGATGGAATCAATGAGCAGGCTGGCTCTCATGCCTGCTCTGGCGGCCTAATGTGCAACGTCCACCTCCCAGAAATCTCCCCGTGGCCGTGTAACTGTATGAAATCAATACTCACAGAGTCAGGAGGTGGAGGAGGCAAAGAGGGTATTGACATGCATTTCCCCGTTGACCCACTTTTTAAAATACGAGGGCCCAGGGGCAAAGCAGAAAAACTGCAGGCTTCAGGGTCACTCAGGGACATGCCTGGTCCTTTCCACTCTCCTGCTCCCCTTGTCTATAAGCACGCCGAGAAACTCTGGTTCTGATTAAAATTGTTTCAGCACCCGCTTTAGCAATAAGGTGGACAAGGCCAGATTAATGCACGTGGAGACCAGGTTTGGCAGCGGACAACACAGGCCAGCAGGGGGAGCCCCCTCTCCATTCGGTGGGCCCTGGCACCGCCCGTGCTCAGCAGGCCTGGGTCCGTGATTCTTAAACCAGGGCTCAAGCCGCCTCCGGATGACCCAGCTGCAGGCTGGGAATAAACAAGGGGTGAACAGGTTTTCAGCAAAAGACTGGACCCAAATATTTCCGGCATGGCGGGGCCAGGTCCACGCATAAATGGATGAGCGTGGTTATGTGCCCATACGACTCCACAGGCACTGAAATCTGAATTTCCTATCGTTTCCACTTTTCATGGAACATTCTCTCCCAGCAATTAAAACACGCAAAACCCATTCTTAGCTCTCGGGCTTGACAGGAACGGGGTGCAGGATTTAGCCGAGGCCCCTCCCTAGGTTGCCGACCCCTGTTCCAGACGACCTTCGGAAGGTGCCAGTCTGCGCTCTCGATGCCAGGGTTTCCCCGGGCAGCGGCGGCGTGCTTCCCCCACGCCCTCGGTGCTGGGCTCTCGGGTCGGCCTTGGCTCCGCCTACCTGCCGGCGCCAGGGAGGTGAAGACCGGGTCGTCGGCGGGCGCCCCTCGCACGTCCGCCAGGAACTGCTCCACCGTGGGGGGCGCCGGGCGGGTGGGCAGCACCACGCGCTTCTTGGCCTTGGAGCCCATCCCTGAAGGTGCCGACGGGGGAGCTGACCAGGGCGTCCACCTCTCGGCCTTTGCCTGGGCCGTTCCTCCCGCGCACCCGCCGCAGCCCCACTCCCGGGGCAGCCCGCCCTGCCCTCCGCTCTCAACCCGCCTCGGGCCCTCCCAGCGCCGGGCACCACCTCGGCCTCCGCTTCCCCGTTGAAGCCTTGAGCGCTGCCGCCACCTCACCGGGCCGCGTGCCCCGACCGTGCCAGGGGCTCCGAGCAGCCACTTCCGCTTCTGGTCGCGGAGCGGCCCCGCCCTCCAGGCCCCAGAAGCTCACTTCCGGCCTCCGCCGCCGGCGAAGCTACGCCCCCTATTAAAGGAACCGCGCCCGCGAGGGTTCGGGCTAGAGACGCCCGAGGGCTGGGCCTGGGAGCGCAGGTGTGGGCACGGGGTCCGGTGCCGGCGCCTTCTCCGCGTGACAAAGCGTCCGAGGCCCCGACTCCACCAAACCGGGACGCGGCCTCCAGCCCACGTGGCTGCTGTGGGAGCGCAGTTACTCTCCGCAAGGTGGGTTCCGTGTGGCCGCGTTTTCAGTCGCCTTGGGAGCGGAGCCTGGGG
Protein-coding sequences here:
- the C12H19orf25 gene encoding UPF0449 protein C19orf25 homolog isoform X3; translated protein: MGSKAKKRVVLPTRPAPPTVEQFLADVRGAPADDPVFTSLAPAEFPGPSGRAQDTKAQQEQLYQQSRAYVAMNQQLQRVGNQLKQKCEDLQRAGERLERDVGQLKQVALPGTVAASSG
- the C12H19orf25 gene encoding UPF0449 protein C19orf25 homolog isoform X2, whose translation is MGSKAKKRVVLPTRPAPPTVEQFLADVRGAPADDPVFTSLAPAEFPGPSGRAQDTKAQQEQLYQQSRAYVAMNQQLQRVGNQLKQKCEDLQRAGPTHQLWDSITLGHPAQLLSSLVLTP
- the C12H19orf25 gene encoding UPF0449 protein C19orf25 homolog isoform X1, which translates into the protein MGSKAKKRVVLPTRPAPPTVEQFLADVRGAPADDPVFTSLAPAEFPGPSGRAQDTKAQQEQLYQQSRAYVAMNQQLQRVGNQLKQKCEDLQRAGLALVWCRTHPPAVGFDHTGPPSPAPVVSGLNSLRE